One window from the genome of Streptomyces sp. NBC_00287 encodes:
- a CDS encoding DUF5703 family protein, which translates to MPEYEFVDVYVPRGVSRKDATRLLTDHAEYGHWELDRLSLLRDGSRRVRLRRRIIRQVRATW; encoded by the coding sequence ATGCCGGAATACGAATTTGTCGACGTGTATGTACCGCGCGGGGTCTCCCGCAAGGACGCCACACGACTGCTGACGGACCATGCCGAGTACGGACACTGGGAGTTGGACCGCCTGAGCCTGCTGCGCGACGGAAGCCGCAGGGTGCGGCTGCGCCGGAGGATCATCCGCCAGGTGCGCGCCACGTGGTGA
- a CDS encoding M1 family metallopeptidase, with the protein MAVQQSVGADPYFPDNGDPRYRVHRYELALDYRPGPNRLSGTARINAIAGRSPLAEFQLNLADFRIGRVRVDGRQPHYTHRGGRLRVKPAKAIRPGAAFTVEVHWSGNPKPVNSPWGGLGWEELEDGALVASQPIGAPSWYPCNDRPADKASYQISITTPSAYAVVAGGRLLTRTTKASTTTWVYEQSAPTSSYLVGLSIGKYQTVLLGDPGPGGVPQHGHIPAHLLPQFSRDFARQPQMMELFQELFGPYPFDEYAVVVTEEELDVPVEAQGLSLFGANHVDGARGSERLVAHELAHQWFGNSVSIADWRHIWLNEGFAKYAEWLWSERSGGRTAQQLAAAAHRLLASQAQDLKLADPGRKLMFDDRLYQRGGLTVHALRCEMGDDAFFRMLRGWAALHRGGAVSTTTFTAHAARYASEPLEELFDAWLYGTALPPLPSPVTALPVKPPYPPSAGASA; encoded by the coding sequence GTGGCAGTTCAGCAGTCCGTGGGTGCGGACCCGTACTTCCCCGACAACGGTGATCCCCGTTACCGGGTGCATCGGTACGAACTCGCGCTGGACTACCGCCCGGGCCCCAACCGGCTCTCGGGGACGGCCCGGATCAACGCCATCGCGGGCCGGTCGCCGCTCGCCGAGTTCCAGCTGAACCTCGCCGACTTCCGGATCGGCCGGGTCCGGGTGGACGGGCGGCAGCCGCACTACACGCACCGCGGCGGGCGGCTGCGGGTGAAGCCGGCCAAAGCGATCCGGCCCGGTGCCGCCTTCACCGTCGAGGTCCACTGGTCCGGCAACCCCAAGCCGGTGAACAGCCCCTGGGGCGGGCTCGGCTGGGAAGAGCTGGAGGACGGGGCGCTGGTGGCGAGCCAGCCGATCGGGGCGCCGTCCTGGTACCCGTGCAACGACCGGCCCGCCGACAAGGCCTCGTACCAGATCTCGATCACCACGCCGTCCGCGTACGCGGTGGTGGCGGGCGGCCGGCTGCTCACGCGGACGACCAAGGCGTCGACGACGACCTGGGTGTACGAGCAGTCCGCACCGACCTCCAGCTATCTGGTCGGTCTGTCGATCGGCAAGTACCAGACGGTGCTGCTGGGCGACCCGGGCCCTGGCGGAGTGCCGCAGCACGGGCACATCCCGGCGCATCTACTGCCGCAGTTCTCCAGGGACTTCGCGCGCCAGCCGCAGATGATGGAGCTGTTCCAGGAGCTGTTCGGGCCGTACCCGTTCGACGAGTACGCGGTCGTGGTGACCGAGGAGGAGCTCGATGTGCCCGTCGAGGCACAGGGGTTGTCGCTGTTCGGCGCCAACCACGTGGACGGGGCGCGGGGTTCGGAGCGGCTGGTCGCGCATGAGCTGGCCCACCAGTGGTTCGGCAACAGTGTCTCGATCGCCGACTGGCGGCACATCTGGCTCAACGAGGGGTTCGCGAAGTACGCCGAGTGGCTGTGGTCGGAGCGGTCGGGCGGGCGTACGGCACAACAACTCGCCGCCGCCGCACACCGGTTGCTCGCCTCGCAGGCGCAGGATCTGAAGCTGGCCGACCCCGGCCGCAAGCTGATGTTCGACGACCGTCTCTACCAGCGCGGCGGCCTGACCGTGCACGCGCTGCGCTGCGAAATGGGCGACGACGCCTTCTTCCGTATGCTGCGCGGCTGGGCAGCGCTGCACCGGGGCGGTGCGGTGAGCACGACGACGTTCACGGCGCACGCGGCCCGGTACGCGAGCGAGCCGCTGGAGGAGCTCTTCGACGCCTGGCTGTACGGCACGGCGCTGCCGCCGCTGCCGAGCCCGGTGACGGCGTTGCCGGTGAAGCCGCCGTATCCGCCGAGCGCGGGGGCGTCGGCGTGA
- a CDS encoding Pls/PosA family non-ribosomal peptide synthetase, producing MAAIHESSALGLLDEEIRERFGDTARFSGGPAASPRTLVDILDASVRSYPDELALDDGTTRLTYRALAAEVARVRRLLADAGVGLGDRVGVRVPSGTNDLYVAILAVLAAGAAYVPVDAEDPDERAELVFGEADVRAVIGAGHEITAHSRSDIPAGRPGVEHDAWIIFTSGSTGKPKGVAVTHESAAAFVDAEAALFLTEDPIGPADRVMAGLSVAFDASCEEMWLAWRYGACLVPVPRSQVRSGADLGPWLVEQEITVVSTVPTLAALWEPDTLNDVRLLIFGGEACPPELAQRLVTEGREVWNTYGPTEATVVACASLMSGEEPIRIGLPLNGWELAVVDEAGEPVPMGGSGQLVIGGVGLARYLDAEKDTEKYAPLESLGWERAYRSGDLVKAEPEGLIFLGRADEQIKLGGRRIELGEVDAALQALPGVAAAAAAVRTARSGNQLLVGYVVTQDGWDHAAAVEKLRAELPAALVPLLAPVEDLPTRTSGKVDRNALPWPLENLETPDAAEQLYGTEAWLAEQWTEVLGIPVTSARDDFFAIGGSSLAAAQLTTKLRTRYPSAAVLDIYQQPTLRKLARHLEESAQDDGSQRTVTPVPKRAQAVQLLVLLPLFTLLGLRWMVPLAAAGNVLTAYSWLPTAPWWLVAAGALVFFSPPGRLGIAAGGARLLLRGVQPGRYRRGGGVHLRLWAAERLAEFSGATSLTGSWLERYARALGAKVGQDVDLHSLPPVTGMLKLGRGAAVESEVDLSGYWLDGDRLEIGPVKVGAHAVVGTRSLLFPGARVGKRAEVAPGSAVTGTIPTGQRWAGAPAVKLGKAKRNWPKDRPHKGTFWRGMYGLSGLALSALPVLSGAAALAVAYPFVDADAPLRGALLALVPATLAFGLTYALLILIAVRLLSLGLSEGTYATHSRGGWQAWTVTQLMDRSRETLFPLYAGLATPVWLRLLGMRIGKGAEVSTVLALPGLTTVGEGAFLADDTLTAPYELGGGWVRIGRAEIGRRAFLGNSGMTAPGRSVPDDGLVGVLSATPKKAKKGTSYLGLPPVKLPRSASDGDQSRTYDPPARLLWARGLVELCRIVPVFCSAALAVLTVAALCALGGWAWLLGGVVLLAAGAVAGLVSIVAKWALVGRHRSGEHPLWSGFVWRNELADTFVEVLAVPWLAGSVPGTPLMTAWLRGMGARIGKGVWVESYWLPETDLVTLEDAATVNRGCVLQTHLFHDRILRTDTVVLREGATLGPGGIVLPGSTIGARTTLGPASLVMAAESVPDDTRWLGNPIESWRR from the coding sequence ATGGCAGCCATACACGAGAGCAGTGCTCTCGGTCTGCTCGACGAAGAGATCCGCGAGCGGTTCGGTGATACGGCACGATTCTCCGGAGGCCCGGCGGCCTCTCCGCGCACGCTCGTCGACATTCTCGACGCGTCCGTCCGGTCGTACCCGGACGAGCTCGCCCTGGACGACGGTACGACCCGCCTGACCTACCGTGCGCTGGCCGCCGAGGTGGCGCGGGTGCGGCGGCTGCTCGCCGATGCCGGGGTCGGTCTCGGCGACCGGGTGGGTGTGCGGGTGCCGTCCGGTACCAATGACTTGTACGTGGCGATCCTGGCCGTCCTTGCCGCGGGCGCCGCATACGTTCCCGTGGACGCGGAGGACCCGGACGAGCGGGCCGAGTTGGTGTTCGGGGAGGCGGACGTACGGGCCGTCATCGGGGCCGGACACGAGATCACCGCCCACAGCAGGTCGGACATCCCCGCCGGGCGGCCCGGTGTGGAGCACGACGCCTGGATCATCTTCACCTCCGGTTCGACCGGCAAGCCCAAGGGCGTCGCCGTCACCCACGAGAGCGCCGCCGCGTTCGTGGACGCGGAGGCCGCGCTGTTCCTGACCGAGGACCCGATCGGCCCCGCTGACCGGGTCATGGCCGGACTGTCGGTCGCCTTCGACGCGTCCTGCGAGGAGATGTGGCTGGCCTGGCGATACGGGGCCTGTCTGGTGCCCGTGCCCCGGTCGCAGGTGCGCAGCGGCGCCGATCTCGGGCCGTGGCTGGTCGAGCAGGAGATCACCGTGGTCTCCACGGTGCCCACCCTGGCCGCGCTCTGGGAGCCGGACACCCTCAACGACGTACGCCTGCTGATCTTCGGCGGTGAGGCCTGCCCGCCCGAGCTGGCGCAGCGTCTGGTGACCGAGGGCCGCGAGGTCTGGAACACCTACGGGCCGACCGAGGCGACCGTGGTGGCCTGTGCCTCGCTGATGTCGGGCGAGGAGCCGATCAGGATCGGGCTGCCGCTGAACGGCTGGGAGCTGGCCGTCGTCGACGAGGCCGGGGAGCCGGTGCCGATGGGCGGCAGCGGTCAGCTGGTGATCGGCGGGGTCGGGCTCGCCCGGTACCTGGACGCCGAGAAGGACACGGAGAAGTACGCGCCGCTGGAGTCGCTGGGCTGGGAGCGGGCGTACCGCAGTGGTGACCTGGTCAAGGCGGAGCCGGAGGGGCTGATCTTCCTCGGGCGGGCCGACGAGCAGATCAAGCTCGGCGGGCGGCGGATCGAGCTGGGCGAGGTGGACGCGGCGCTCCAGGCGCTGCCCGGCGTCGCCGCCGCCGCCGCCGCGGTGCGCACCGCCCGCAGCGGCAACCAACTCCTCGTCGGATACGTCGTCACCCAGGACGGCTGGGACCACGCGGCCGCCGTCGAGAAGCTGCGCGCCGAGCTGCCGGCGGCGCTGGTGCCGCTGCTCGCGCCGGTCGAGGACCTGCCGACCCGCACCTCCGGAAAGGTCGACCGGAACGCGCTTCCCTGGCCGCTGGAGAATCTCGAAACCCCAGACGCCGCCGAGCAGCTCTACGGCACCGAGGCCTGGCTCGCCGAGCAGTGGACGGAAGTCCTCGGCATCCCGGTGACCAGCGCCCGCGACGACTTCTTCGCGATCGGCGGCAGCAGCCTGGCCGCCGCCCAGCTCACCACGAAGCTGCGCACCCGCTATCCGAGCGCGGCCGTCCTCGACATCTACCAGCAGCCGACGCTGCGAAAGCTGGCGCGGCACCTGGAGGAGTCCGCGCAGGACGACGGCTCCCAGCGGACGGTCACCCCGGTGCCGAAGCGCGCGCAGGCGGTCCAGCTCCTTGTACTGCTGCCCCTCTTCACGCTGCTCGGGCTGCGCTGGATGGTACCGCTCGCCGCGGCGGGCAATGTCCTGACCGCGTACTCCTGGCTGCCGACCGCCCCGTGGTGGCTGGTCGCGGCCGGTGCGCTGGTGTTCTTCAGCCCGCCCGGGCGGCTCGGGATCGCCGCGGGCGGGGCCCGGCTGCTGCTGCGGGGCGTGCAGCCCGGCCGGTACCGGCGCGGGGGCGGTGTCCATCTGCGGTTGTGGGCCGCCGAGCGGCTCGCGGAGTTCAGCGGGGCGACCTCGCTGACCGGGTCCTGGCTGGAGCGGTACGCCCGTGCGCTGGGCGCGAAGGTCGGGCAGGACGTCGATCTGCACTCGCTGCCGCCGGTCACCGGCATGCTCAAGCTGGGCCGGGGCGCGGCCGTCGAGTCCGAGGTGGACCTGTCCGGGTACTGGCTGGACGGCGACCGGCTGGAGATCGGCCCGGTCAAGGTGGGCGCCCATGCCGTCGTCGGCACGCGCAGCCTGCTCTTCCCGGGCGCCCGGGTCGGCAAGCGGGCCGAGGTGGCACCCGGCTCCGCGGTGACCGGGACGATTCCGACCGGTCAGCGCTGGGCGGGCGCGCCCGCGGTGAAGCTCGGCAAGGCCAAGCGGAACTGGCCGAAGGACCGGCCGCACAAGGGCACGTTCTGGCGGGGCATGTACGGCCTGAGCGGTCTCGCCCTGAGCGCGCTTCCGGTGCTGTCGGGGGCGGCGGCGCTGGCCGTGGCGTACCCCTTCGTCGACGCCGACGCGCCGCTGCGGGGTGCCCTGCTCGCGCTGGTTCCCGCGACCCTGGCCTTCGGGCTGACGTACGCGCTGCTGATCCTGATCGCCGTACGACTGCTGAGCCTGGGCCTGAGCGAGGGCACGTACGCCACGCACAGCCGGGGCGGCTGGCAGGCCTGGACGGTCACGCAGCTCATGGACCGCTCCCGGGAGACGCTGTTCCCGCTGTACGCCGGTCTGGCCACGCCGGTGTGGCTGCGGCTGCTCGGCATGCGGATCGGCAAGGGCGCCGAGGTGTCCACCGTGCTGGCGCTGCCCGGGCTCACCACGGTCGGCGAGGGCGCCTTCCTCGCCGACGACACGCTGACCGCGCCGTACGAGCTCGGCGGCGGCTGGGTGCGGATCGGGCGCGCGGAGATCGGGCGGCGGGCGTTCCTCGGCAACTCGGGGATGACGGCGCCGGGGCGGAGCGTGCCGGACGACGGTCTGGTCGGGGTGCTGTCCGCGACGCCGAAGAAGGCGAAGAAGGGCACGTCCTACCTGGGCCTGCCGCCGGTGAAGCTGCCGCGCAGTGCGAGCGACGGGGACCAGAGCCGGACGTACGACCCGCCGGCGCGGCTGCTGTGGGCGCGCGGTCTGGTGGAGCTGTGCCGGATCGTGCCGGTGTTCTGCTCGGCGGCCCTTGCCGTGCTGACGGTGGCGGCGCTGTGCGCGCTGGGTGGCTGGGCCTGGCTGCTGGGCGGGGTCGTGCTGCTCGCGGCGGGCGCCGTCGCGGGGCTGGTCTCGATCGTCGCCAAGTGGGCACTCGTCGGGCGGCACCGCAGCGGGGAGCATCCGCTGTGGAGCGGGTTCGTGTGGCGCAACGAGCTGGCCGACACCTTCGTCGAGGTGCTGGCCGTGCCGTGGCTGGCCGGTTCCGTGCCGGGTACGCCGCTGATGACGGCGTGGCTGCGCGGGATGGGCGCACGGATCGGCAAGGGCGTGTGGGTCGAGAGCTACTGGCTTCCGGAGACGGATCTGGTGACCCTGGAGGACGCGGCGACCGTGAACCGGGGCTGTGTGCTGCAGACGCACCTCTTCCACGACCGGATCTTGCGGACGGATACTGTGGTCCTCCGTGAGGGCGCGACGCTGGGTCCTGGCGGAATCGTCCTGCCCGGCAGCACGATCGGGGCCCGCACCACGCTGGGTCCCGCGTCGCTGGTGATGGCCGCGGAGTCCGTTCCCGACGACACGCGCTGGCTGGGCAACCCGATCGAGTCATGGCGGCGCTGA
- the chpH gene encoding chaplin ChpH, whose amino-acid sequence MIKKVVAAAAATGGLVLAGAGLAVADAGAQGAAVHSPGVLSGNVVQVPVHVPVNVCGNTISVIGLLNPAFGNTCVNK is encoded by the coding sequence ATGATCAAGAAGGTCGTCGCCGCTGCGGCTGCCACTGGCGGTCTCGTTCTCGCGGGTGCGGGTCTGGCCGTCGCCGACGCCGGTGCCCAGGGTGCCGCCGTGCACTCCCCGGGTGTCCTGTCCGGCAACGTGGTTCAGGTTCCCGTGCACGTCCCGGTGAACGTGTGCGGCAACACGATCTCCGTGATCGGGCTGCTGAACCCCGCCTTCGGCAACACCTGCGTCAACAAGTGA
- a CDS encoding chaplin has protein sequence MRQVTRKGLMTMAAATGVIAAAGGTAQADSGASGSASHSPGVLSGNTVQAPVHAPVNACGNTVNVVGVLNPAVGNTCVNQGGGSHGGYGDSGGSGGAHSGGHASDSPGVASGNHVEVPVHAPVNVCGNSVNVVGIGNYTTDNDCANGGGSGGGGGHQPPGGGHENPPGSPEQPGNPGGPENPGNPGGPENPGDSGNHPGNPSNPSDRDNPEGPSRSGAPGKPGAVTPDGTSQADLPGARSVTEPEGLASLAATGSELPLGLALPMGAGALLAGAVLYRKARASA, from the coding sequence ATGCGACAGGTCACCCGCAAGGGCCTGATGACCATGGCGGCGGCGACCGGTGTGATCGCCGCCGCGGGAGGGACCGCCCAGGCCGACTCGGGCGCGAGCGGCTCCGCCTCGCACTCGCCCGGAGTGCTGTCGGGCAACACGGTCCAGGCGCCGGTGCACGCACCGGTCAATGCCTGCGGAAACACGGTCAATGTCGTCGGGGTGCTCAACCCGGCGGTCGGCAACACCTGCGTCAATCAGGGGGGCGGCTCGCACGGGGGTTACGGCGACTCGGGCGGCTCCGGGGGCGCGCACTCCGGCGGCCACGCCTCCGATTCGCCCGGCGTGGCATCCGGCAACCATGTCGAGGTGCCGGTGCATGCGCCGGTCAATGTCTGCGGCAACAGCGTGAACGTGGTCGGGATCGGCAATTACACCACCGACAACGACTGCGCGAACGGCGGCGGATCCGGTGGGGGCGGGGGACACCAGCCGCCGGGGGGTGGGCACGAGAACCCTCCGGGTTCGCCGGAGCAGCCCGGAAATCCGGGCGGGCCGGAGAACCCGGGGAATCCCGGAGGTCCGGAGAACCCCGGCGACTCCGGAAACCATCCGGGCAATCCGAGTAACCCGAGCGATCGCGATAATCCGGAGGGGCCGTCCCGCTCCGGAGCCCCGGGCAAGCCGGGTGCGGTGACACCCGACGGCACCTCGCAGGCCGACCTGCCGGGAGCCCGGTCCGTCACCGAGCCCGAGGGCCTCGCCTCGCTCGCCGCCACCGGCAGTGAGCTGCCGCTGGGCCTCGCCCTCCCCATGGGTGCGGGCGCACTGCTGGCGGGCGCGGTGCTCTATCGCAAGGCGCGGGCCTCGGCCTGA
- a CDS encoding helix-hairpin-helix domain-containing protein translates to MSTEPETTGDAEPGTPGAKAAQEDSGTDEAQAARAAAPTERAEGGTGPEDSAGPEDSAGTEGGADAAKLSEAEAELAAQRLERERIARRKAEKAGPIEAGTKLSGTAADLLAAVRAVESGAKPPATVFAEPEPRRPAPEPVRRAQPVAVETPVVAAPEAVEGVRLVLAEAGAPATLAAQVAAVLGEGADDQLRADPWQLLRVGGVRPEQADGFARALLGAECGPDDERRGRALTVWLLEQAALAGHTALELPTLTAALARQGVPDPDAAVQSSLAEGDALAFQDALDEEPVGVEEGEESERPVRVLVGLERYALAEESLADGLGRLVNSVPKQDGSAQAWDEAAAAAGGSAGELIRAVAGHALVLHTGGTASLAEPAALLRAARGMGLRAWAAAHSPLGQERFTALLAEGAGDAAASGVVTVAGLLAGGEGPGRDSDGALDLDLLVVLDAPQLDVEVAALVAESLPDGARLVLAGDPGVLWSVGPGRVFADLLGARVCPQVASRQPDPGPLGELVSGIGVGELNQVEAPGKEVVIVPVRDAGEAVHRTVQLVADSVPRAIGVPPEDTQVITPGHGGAAGTRTLNAALKERLNPGPGRFGGFDPGDRIAYSPAPGRTLPGRVVTADAEGLHLSCAGEDVVVPKERVEQSVRHGWALTAHQAVGGRWPAVVVVLPGDAAGALSRPWVYTAFGRAERHLSVVHGVEQALPRAVAEVPAKPRTTRLPVLLAPQIPTDSQ, encoded by the coding sequence GTGAGCACGGAGCCCGAGACCACGGGGGACGCCGAACCGGGGACGCCGGGCGCGAAGGCGGCACAGGAGGACTCCGGGACCGACGAGGCCCAGGCCGCCCGGGCCGCCGCGCCGACCGAGAGGGCCGAGGGCGGCACAGGACCCGAGGACAGCGCAGGACCCGAGGACAGCGCAGGTACCGAAGGCGGCGCGGACGCGGCCAAGTTGTCCGAGGCCGAGGCCGAGTTGGCGGCGCAGCGGCTCGAGCGGGAGCGGATCGCGCGGCGCAAGGCCGAGAAGGCGGGGCCCATCGAGGCCGGGACCAAGCTCAGCGGGACGGCCGCGGATCTGTTGGCCGCCGTACGGGCCGTGGAGAGCGGTGCCAAGCCCCCGGCCACCGTGTTCGCCGAGCCCGAGCCCAGGCGGCCCGCCCCGGAGCCGGTGCGGCGGGCGCAGCCCGTGGCGGTCGAGACGCCGGTGGTGGCCGCGCCCGAGGCCGTGGAGGGCGTACGGCTGGTGCTCGCCGAGGCAGGCGCCCCGGCCACGCTCGCGGCGCAGGTCGCCGCCGTGCTCGGTGAGGGCGCTGACGACCAGTTGCGGGCGGATCCCTGGCAGTTGCTGCGGGTCGGCGGGGTGCGGCCCGAGCAGGCCGACGGGTTCGCGCGGGCGCTGCTGGGCGCCGAGTGCGGTCCGGACGACGAGCGGCGGGGGCGGGCGCTGACCGTCTGGCTGCTGGAGCAGGCGGCCCTTGCGGGGCATACGGCCCTGGAGCTGCCGACGCTCACCGCCGCGCTGGCCCGGCAGGGGGTGCCGGATCCCGATGCGGCCGTGCAGAGCAGCCTCGCGGAGGGCGATGCGCTGGCCTTCCAGGACGCCCTGGACGAGGAGCCGGTTGGTGTGGAGGAGGGCGAGGAGAGCGAGCGGCCCGTTCGCGTCCTCGTCGGGCTTGAGCGGTACGCCCTGGCCGAGGAGAGCCTCGCCGACGGTCTGGGCCGGTTGGTCAACTCCGTGCCCAAGCAGGACGGTTCGGCGCAGGCCTGGGACGAGGCCGCCGCCGCGGCCGGTGGCTCCGCGGGCGAGCTGATCCGGGCGGTCGCCGGGCATGCGCTGGTGCTGCACACCGGCGGTACGGCCTCGCTTGCCGAGCCCGCGGCACTGCTGCGCGCGGCGCGGGGCATGGGACTGCGCGCCTGGGCTGCCGCCCACAGTCCATTGGGCCAGGAACGGTTCACGGCACTGCTGGCGGAGGGGGCAGGCGACGCAGCGGCGTCCGGCGTCGTGACCGTTGCCGGGCTGCTGGCCGGGGGTGAAGGGCCCGGGCGGGACAGTGACGGGGCGTTGGATCTCGATCTGCTGGTCGTGCTGGACGCGCCTCAGCTGGACGTCGAGGTGGCCGCGCTGGTCGCCGAGTCGCTGCCGGACGGGGCTCGGCTGGTGCTGGCCGGTGATCCGGGGGTGCTGTGGTCCGTGGGGCCCGGGCGGGTGTTCGCGGATCTGCTGGGCGCTCGGGTCTGTCCGCAGGTCGCCTCCCGGCAGCCGGACCCCGGCCCGCTCGGCGAGCTGGTCTCGGGCATCGGCGTCGGCGAGTTGAACCAGGTCGAGGCGCCCGGCAAGGAGGTCGTGATCGTGCCGGTGCGGGACGCCGGCGAGGCCGTGCACCGGACCGTGCAGCTCGTCGCCGACTCGGTGCCGCGCGCGATCGGCGTCCCGCCCGAGGACACCCAGGTGATCACCCCGGGCCACGGCGGCGCGGCCGGCACCCGCACGCTCAACGCCGCGCTCAAGGAGCGCCTCAACCCCGGCCCCGGCCGCTTCGGTGGCTTCGACCCCGGTGACCGGATCGCCTACTCCCCCGCCCCCGGACGTACCCTGCCGGGCCGTGTGGTGACGGCCGACGCCGAGGGGCTGCATCTGTCCTGCGCGGGCGAGGACGTCGTCGTACCGAAGGAGCGGGTGGAGCAGTCCGTGCGGCACGGGTGGGCGCTCACCGCGCATCAGGCGGTGGGCGGCCGGTGGCCCGCGGTCGTGGTCGTACTGCCCGGGGACGCGGCGGGGGCGCTCAGCCGGCCGTGGGTGTACACGGCGTTCGGCAGGGCGGAACGGCATCTGTCCGTGGTGCACGGCGTGGAGCAGGCGCTGCCCCGGGCCGTGGCCGAGGTCCCGGCGAAGCCCCGGACGACCCGACTGCCGGTGCTCCTGGCGCCGCAGATCCCGACGGACAGCCAGTAG
- a CDS encoding YchJ family protein, whose amino-acid sequence MKKCPCGLSQSYDDCCGRFHSGATAAPTAEALMRSRYSAFVKGNVPYLLRTWHPRTRPAQLDLDPSMKWTGLEILSATEGSAFHSTGTVTFRASFRGGSLHERSRFERVDGAWVYVEGEFLD is encoded by the coding sequence GTGAAGAAGTGTCCTTGCGGGCTGAGTCAGTCGTACGACGACTGCTGCGGCCGTTTCCACTCCGGTGCCACCGCCGCGCCTACGGCGGAGGCGTTGATGCGGTCCCGGTACAGCGCCTTCGTGAAGGGGAACGTCCCCTATCTGCTGCGAACTTGGCATCCTCGGACCAGGCCCGCGCAGCTCGACCTCGACCCGTCGATGAAGTGGACCGGCCTGGAGATCCTGTCGGCCACCGAGGGCTCGGCGTTCCACTCCACCGGAACCGTGACCTTCCGGGCATCCTTCCGGGGCGGTTCGCTGCATGAGCGGAGCCGGTTCGAGCGGGTGGACGGGGCTTGGGTGTACGTGGAAGGGGAGTTCCTCGACTAG
- a CDS encoding M20/M25/M40 family metallo-hydrolase, with protein sequence MSGTDTARSATGEDEVVDLCRELIQIDTSNYGDHSGPGERKAAEYVAEKLAEVGLEPRIIESHKGRASTVARIEGEDPSRPALLIHGHTDVVPANAADWTHHPFSGEIADGCVWGRGAVDMKDMDAMTLAVVRDRLRSGRKPPRDIVLAFLADEEAGGTYGAKYLVQKHPDLFEGVTEAIGEVGGFSFTVNENLRLYLVETAQKGMHWMRLTVDGTAGHGSMTNDDNAITELCEAVGRLGRHKWPVRVTKTVRSFLDELSDALGTELDPENMDETLAKLGGIAKMVGATLKNSAAPTMLGAGYKVNVIPGQATAHVDGRFLPGYEEEFLADLDRLLGPRVKREDVHADKALETDFDGKLVDAMQRALSAEDPIARAVPYMLSGGTDAKSFDDLGIRCFGFAPLQLPPELDFAGMFHGVDERVPVEGLKFGVRVLDRFLDAS encoded by the coding sequence GTGAGCGGGACGGACACGGCCAGGAGCGCCACCGGCGAGGACGAGGTCGTGGACCTCTGCCGCGAGCTGATCCAGATCGACACCAGCAACTACGGCGACCACTCGGGCCCGGGCGAGCGCAAGGCCGCGGAGTACGTGGCCGAGAAGCTCGCCGAGGTGGGCCTCGAACCGCGGATCATCGAGTCGCACAAGGGGCGCGCCTCCACGGTCGCCCGGATCGAGGGCGAGGACCCCTCGCGGCCCGCGCTTCTCATCCATGGCCACACCGACGTCGTACCGGCCAACGCCGCCGACTGGACCCACCACCCCTTCTCCGGCGAGATCGCGGACGGCTGTGTGTGGGGCCGCGGTGCCGTCGACATGAAGGACATGGACGCCATGACGCTGGCCGTCGTGCGCGACCGGCTGCGCAGCGGCCGCAAGCCGCCGCGCGACATCGTCCTCGCGTTCCTCGCCGACGAGGAGGCGGGCGGCACCTACGGCGCCAAGTACCTGGTCCAGAAGCACCCGGACCTCTTCGAGGGCGTCACCGAGGCGATCGGCGAGGTCGGCGGGTTCTCCTTCACCGTCAACGAGAACCTGCGGCTGTACCTGGTGGAGACCGCCCAGAAGGGCATGCACTGGATGCGGCTCACCGTCGACGGCACGGCGGGCCACGGCTCGATGACCAACGACGACAACGCCATCACCGAACTGTGCGAGGCCGTGGGCCGGCTGGGGCGGCACAAGTGGCCGGTGCGGGTGACGAAGACCGTACGGTCCTTCCTCGACGAGCTCTCCGACGCGCTCGGCACCGAACTCGACCCCGAGAACATGGACGAGACCCTCGCCAAGCTCGGCGGCATCGCCAAGATGGTCGGCGCGACCCTCAAGAACTCTGCGGCGCCCACCATGCTCGGCGCCGGCTACAAGGTCAACGTCATCCCCGGCCAGGCCACGGCGCACGTCGACGGACGCTTTCTGCCGGGCTACGAGGAGGAGTTCCTCGCCGATCTCGACCGGCTGCTCGGCCCGCGGGTGAAGCGGGAGGACGTGCATGCCGACAAGGCCCTGGAGACCGACTTCGACGGCAAGCTCGTCGACGCCATGCAGCGCGCGCTGAGCGCCGAGGACCCGATCGCGCGGGCCGTGCCGTACATGCTCTCCGGCGGCACCGACGCCAAGTCCTTCGACGACCTCGGCATCCGCTGCTTCGGCTTCGCGCCGCTCCAACTGCCGCCGGAGCTGGACTTCGCGGGCATGTTCCACGGGGTGGACGAGCGGGTGCCCGTGGAGGGGCTCAAGTTCGGCGTACGGGTGCTCGACCGGTTCCTTGACGCGTCCTGA